Proteins from a single region of Shinella zoogloeoides:
- a CDS encoding esterase-like activity of phytase family protein, with protein sequence MKTRSLTAALAAVLAASVAPAASAEPVFNRIASFAVAGNLPEGVDRATPSSSEIIAASEDGNTLVYSDSPNKAVGFIDITDAKAPKAGGSVAFDGEPTSVAFAAGKALVAVNTRESFVKPSGILAQVDVASKAIEATCDLGGQPDSIALNKDKTLAAIAIENERDEEVNDGDLPQMPAGDLVLLSLKDGVVDCGSIRHVALTGLAEVAGEDPEPEFVSFNSLDEVAVTLQENNHIVIVDGRTGAVKSHFSAGTVSLEGVDTKKDGALKFTGKVEEIAREPDAVKWLDDDRLVVANEGDWKGGARGFTIFDKQGKVLYENGAAFEREIAKIGHYPDKRNKKGVEPEGLEAAKFGEDNLFFVLAERASIVGVYKDTGAEPELLQLLPSGIAPEGAVAIPGRNLLVTANEADLVEDGGARSHVMIYERAEGEAAYPQIVSGEKDGELIGFGALSGLAPVKDKPGMLYAVNDSFYAAQPTIFTIDATAKPAKIVDALRITRNGAPAQKLDSEGLTPDGEGGFWLANEGDADKLYAHAIIHVNEKGEIDKEIAIPAELRAGEKRFGFEGITRVGEGDDTVLWMAMQREWGDDDKGFVKLVSYKPSDKEWGAVRYPLDKTESGWVGLSEISANGDHAYIIERDNLIGEAAKLKKLYRVALADLKPAKLGGDLPVVKKEEVRDLIPNLKATNGYVVDKVEGFAIDAAGNGYVVTDNDGVDDSSGETLFFGIGPINAM encoded by the coding sequence ATGAAGACCCGTTCGCTCACCGCTGCGCTGGCAGCGGTTCTCGCCGCATCGGTGGCCCCTGCCGCCAGCGCCGAGCCTGTATTCAACCGCATCGCATCCTTCGCCGTTGCCGGTAACCTGCCGGAAGGCGTGGACCGGGCGACGCCGAGTTCGTCGGAAATCATCGCCGCATCCGAGGACGGCAACACGCTCGTCTATTCCGACAGCCCCAACAAGGCGGTCGGCTTCATCGACATCACCGATGCGAAGGCCCCGAAGGCCGGCGGTTCCGTCGCCTTCGACGGTGAGCCGACCTCCGTGGCCTTCGCCGCCGGCAAGGCGCTTGTCGCCGTCAACACGCGCGAAAGCTTCGTCAAGCCGTCCGGCATTCTCGCCCAGGTCGACGTCGCTTCGAAGGCAATCGAAGCGACCTGCGATCTCGGCGGCCAACCGGATTCCATCGCGCTCAACAAGGACAAGACCCTTGCCGCGATCGCCATCGAGAACGAGCGGGACGAAGAGGTCAATGACGGCGACCTGCCGCAGATGCCCGCGGGCGATCTCGTTCTGCTGTCGCTGAAGGATGGTGTCGTCGATTGCGGCTCGATCCGGCACGTCGCCCTGACGGGCCTTGCCGAGGTTGCCGGCGAAGACCCGGAACCCGAATTCGTCTCCTTCAACAGCCTCGACGAAGTTGCCGTCACGCTGCAGGAGAACAACCATATCGTCATCGTCGATGGCAGGACCGGCGCGGTGAAGAGCCATTTCTCCGCCGGCACCGTCAGTCTTGAAGGCGTCGACACCAAAAAGGACGGTGCGCTGAAGTTCACCGGCAAGGTCGAGGAAATCGCCCGCGAGCCGGACGCCGTGAAGTGGCTGGACGACGACCGCCTCGTCGTCGCCAATGAAGGCGACTGGAAGGGCGGCGCCCGCGGCTTCACCATCTTCGACAAGCAGGGCAAGGTTCTCTACGAGAACGGCGCGGCCTTCGAGCGCGAGATTGCGAAGATCGGCCACTACCCGGACAAGCGCAACAAGAAGGGCGTCGAGCCGGAAGGTCTGGAAGCGGCGAAATTCGGCGAGGACAACCTGTTCTTCGTTCTGGCCGAGCGCGCCTCCATCGTCGGCGTCTACAAGGATACCGGCGCGGAGCCTGAGCTTCTCCAGCTCCTGCCCTCGGGCATCGCGCCCGAAGGCGCGGTCGCCATTCCGGGCCGCAATCTCCTCGTGACGGCCAACGAAGCCGATCTTGTCGAGGACGGCGGCGCGCGCTCGCATGTCATGATCTATGAGCGCGCGGAAGGGGAGGCTGCCTATCCGCAGATCGTCTCCGGCGAGAAGGACGGCGAGCTGATCGGCTTCGGCGCGCTTTCGGGCCTTGCTCCCGTCAAGGACAAGCCGGGCATGCTCTATGCCGTCAACGATTCCTTCTACGCCGCGCAGCCGACGATCTTCACGATCGATGCAACGGCCAAGCCGGCGAAGATCGTCGATGCCCTGCGCATTACCCGCAACGGGGCTCCAGCGCAAAAACTCGACAGCGAAGGCCTGACGCCGGATGGCGAGGGCGGCTTCTGGCTCGCCAACGAGGGCGATGCCGACAAGCTCTATGCCCATGCCATCATCCACGTGAACGAAAAGGGCGAGATCGACAAGGAAATCGCCATTCCCGCCGAGCTGCGCGCCGGTGAAAAGCGCTTCGGCTTCGAAGGCATCACCCGCGTCGGCGAAGGCGACGACACGGTGCTCTGGATGGCGATGCAGCGCGAATGGGGCGACGACGATAAGGGCTTCGTGAAACTTGTCTCCTACAAGCCTTCCGACAAGGAATGGGGCGCGGTGCGCTATCCGCTCGACAAGACGGAAAGCGGCTGGGTCGGCCTTTCGGAAATCAGCGCGAACGGCGATCATGCCTATATCATCGAGCGCGACAACCTCATCGGCGAAGCCGCGAAGCTGAAGAAGCTCTACCGCGTCGCGCTTGCCGACCTGAAGCCCGCCAAGCTCGGCGGCGACCTTCCGGTCGTGAAGAAGGAGGAGGTCCGCGACCTCATTCCGAACCTCAAGGCCACCAATGGCTATGTCGTCGACAAGGTGGAGGGCTTCGCCATCGATGCCGCCGGCAATGGCTATGTCGTGACCGACAATGACGGGGTCGACGATTCCTCGGGTGAAACGCTGTTCTTCGGCATCGGCCCGATCAACGCGATGTAA
- a CDS encoding MarR family winged helix-turn-helix transcriptional regulator — MFKLYHQVSRLVNECMMDEGVSLARSKFLLLLECQGPQRSTDIACALGFAPRTVTEAIDGLERDKLVMREPDPKDRRAKIVSITDMGRTVISAAQQPQHKTIEAIFNVLTDDQKQHMKEIIRCLSEKTEELQRERDQNAGDPSAAASTRSLQAVG, encoded by the coding sequence ATGTTCAAACTCTACCATCAGGTGAGCCGCCTGGTGAATGAGTGCATGATGGACGAAGGCGTGTCGCTCGCCCGCAGCAAGTTCCTGCTTCTTCTGGAATGCCAGGGACCGCAGCGGTCGACGGATATCGCCTGCGCGCTTGGTTTCGCACCCCGCACGGTGACGGAAGCGATCGACGGTCTGGAACGGGACAAGCTCGTCATGCGCGAGCCGGACCCGAAGGACCGCCGCGCCAAGATCGTCTCGATCACGGATATGGGCCGGACGGTCATTTCGGCCGCCCAGCAGCCGCAGCACAAGACGATCGAGGCGATCTTCAACGTCCTCACCGACGACCAGAAGCAGCATATGAAGGAAATCATCCGCTGTCTCAGCGAGAAGACCGAAGAGCTGCAACGGGAAAGAGACCAGAACGCAGGCGACCCGTCCGCGGCGGCATCCACGCGCTCCCTGCAGGCCGTCGGCTAA
- a CDS encoding metallophosphoesterase family protein — translation MPFRFIHTADLHLDSPLASLALRNADLGDLVRGATRKALERIVDLAIAEEVDMVIVAGDLYDGSQTSMATALFLMAEMRRLEAAGIRVFIIRGNHDAQSQITRELTFPPNVHVFDGRGKPVKAGALASGREVHVHGISFAQPHAPNSLLPAFRAPVPDAVNIGLMHTSLAGASRHDPYAPVGISDLAAHGFDYWALGHIHQRRVHSQAPWIVMPGNPQGRDINEGGPKSVTLATVAEDGTISCEERPVAIAVFERLSVDLSGIEDWHGMLDRVETALGAAKAAAGAHLVARLSLTGTTPLGWRLRRDEDLLSGELQNLAASLGDCWIEAVELAVVQPQAVTEADAGPLAELGRLMHDDVAASHAYREELRETLGDLLRQLPREARSLLAPDEAAEEALLAELALHGADAVLARLGGESGRA, via the coding sequence ATGCCTTTCCGCTTCATCCATACAGCCGACCTGCATCTCGATTCGCCGCTCGCCTCGCTCGCCCTGCGCAATGCCGATCTCGGCGATCTCGTGCGCGGCGCGACGCGCAAGGCGCTGGAGCGCATCGTCGATCTCGCCATCGCCGAAGAGGTGGATATGGTGATTGTCGCGGGCGATCTCTACGATGGCTCGCAGACCTCCATGGCGACCGCGCTCTTCCTGATGGCGGAGATGCGGCGGCTGGAGGCGGCGGGCATCCGCGTCTTCATCATCCGCGGCAACCACGATGCGCAGTCGCAGATCACGCGCGAACTGACCTTTCCGCCGAACGTGCATGTCTTCGACGGGCGCGGCAAGCCGGTGAAGGCGGGCGCGCTTGCGAGTGGCCGGGAGGTTCACGTCCACGGCATCAGCTTCGCCCAGCCGCACGCGCCGAACTCGCTGCTGCCGGCCTTCCGCGCGCCGGTGCCGGATGCCGTGAATATCGGCCTCATGCACACCAGCCTTGCCGGTGCGAGCCGTCACGATCCCTATGCGCCGGTCGGCATTTCCGACCTTGCGGCGCATGGCTTCGATTACTGGGCGCTCGGCCATATCCACCAGCGCCGGGTGCATTCGCAGGCCCCATGGATCGTCATGCCCGGCAATCCGCAGGGAAGAGACATCAACGAGGGCGGGCCGAAGAGCGTGACGCTCGCCACCGTCGCCGAGGACGGCACGATCTCCTGCGAGGAGCGCCCCGTCGCCATCGCGGTCTTCGAGCGGCTTTCCGTCGATCTTTCCGGCATCGAGGACTGGCATGGCATGCTCGACCGCGTCGAGACCGCCCTTGGCGCGGCGAAAGCCGCCGCCGGTGCGCATCTCGTCGCCCGCCTGTCTTTGACGGGAACGACGCCGCTTGGCTGGCGGCTGCGGCGCGACGAGGACCTGCTTTCCGGCGAACTGCAGAACCTTGCCGCCTCGCTCGGCGATTGCTGGATCGAGGCGGTGGAGCTGGCGGTGGTCCAGCCGCAGGCCGTTACGGAGGCCGATGCCGGCCCGCTGGCGGAACTGGGCCGCCTGATGCATGACGATGTTGCGGCAAGCCACGCCTACCGCGAGGAACTGCGCGAGACGCTGGGCGATCTCCTGCGCCAGCTTCCCCGGGAGGCGCGCAGCCTGCTTGCGCCGGACGAGGCGGCGGAGGAAGCGCTGCTCGCGGAGCTTGCCCTTCACGGCGCCGACGCCGTGCTTGCCCGCCTCGGCGGCGAGAGCGGGAGGGCATAG
- a CDS encoding ATP-binding protein, translated as MRLDRLDLVRYGKFTDRSLDFGVAEPGKPDFHLVYGPNEAGKSTLFSAYLDLLFGIEKSSAYGFLHAYGLMRVGGRLSIGAERHEAYRLKRNQASLVSADDRPLPDTLFASVLGGMDRNAYRTMFSLDDESIEKGGEDILKSEGELGSMLFSASSGLSDMATGLAALKLEADEFYRPSGRKHGLSALKAEIEALAAERKALDVAARDYGALVRERDAALQRHEAVTAARAEARTALAQLERSLSALPNLRRLRALRAELGAFDLGASPPAGWRSLLADLAREEAQIAARATRVVTEREQWGEERAGLAEDDAVLAAEADIAALSGSTLEARFRTAAMDLAAREAERDGLAATIGAAIAALGLPPEADAAEIVPPAGQVERLNALLSRHATLTERGESARREQAEAEKALDAILRSAAVSAEGAQNDETLQVALGAALRAARTADLPARLREGRRHVLLAAQEAEGALARLAPWDGDATALTAMNVPTLEAIESLRKRSDAAAEALRRQGEQVATLELEVASARAVLEALQKATGATGEEQALQLRSVREAAWSAHLGALDAGSAAAFEKTMREDDRATEARLRNADRLSEIRVVERTVAEGAARLDVLGGETARLLRAKADIDAEAAAIAGGIGLAPVSLAEVTHWLGQRLVALEALETLARRKGETGLVETEARALVTRLAAFLPAGIAAETPLDEALFLAEDRLEGLKAAVQARQAAAERLARAKADAETREKAAEEATAGLAAWQDAWDREIAGSWLASEGAPAGPDRLAALLPALQALGRNIERQQELERRIAAMRRDQQDYSAHAERLAARLSERFDANDPLSTVAGVAGRLAEARTIRERREAIDKALARLAEEDGALEERRAVLVSRQSEVFSFLGCDTLTEAEMLLEAYRKRDEVLGRVEDAARTLLQQMRTETVEEAEALLSAVDDDQLTSEKADLAARLDALDREVQEQHLARVRAEEALARIAGSDAAAALEEKRRTALIDLADRSRRYLATRAGILAAEQALRLYRERHRSAMMERASRTFREITGGEYAGLSTVLEKDSEFLVVNAAAGGSKLAKDLSKGTRFQLYLALRVAGYHEIAASREIVPFIADDIMETFDDRRALNALSVMGEMARGGQVIYLTHHQHLRDLALEVCPDVTLHEL; from the coding sequence ATGCGTCTCGACCGCCTCGATCTTGTCCGCTACGGCAAGTTCACCGACCGCAGCCTCGATTTCGGCGTGGCGGAACCCGGCAAGCCGGATTTCCACCTCGTCTACGGCCCCAACGAGGCGGGCAAGTCGACGCTGTTTTCCGCCTATCTCGACCTGCTCTTCGGCATCGAGAAGTCGAGCGCCTACGGCTTCCTGCATGCCTATGGCCTGATGCGCGTCGGCGGCCGGCTCTCCATCGGCGCAGAGCGGCACGAGGCCTATCGGCTGAAGCGCAACCAGGCCTCGCTGGTGTCCGCCGATGACCGGCCGCTGCCGGATACGCTCTTCGCCTCCGTGCTGGGCGGCATGGACCGCAATGCCTATCGGACCATGTTCTCGCTGGACGACGAGAGCATCGAGAAGGGCGGCGAGGACATTTTGAAGAGCGAGGGCGAGCTTGGCTCGATGCTCTTTTCCGCCAGTTCCGGCCTTTCCGACATGGCGACGGGCCTTGCGGCGCTGAAGCTGGAGGCGGATGAATTCTACCGCCCGTCCGGCCGCAAGCATGGTCTTTCCGCGCTCAAGGCCGAGATCGAGGCGCTGGCCGCCGAGCGCAAGGCGCTGGATGTGGCGGCGCGCGACTACGGCGCGCTGGTGCGCGAGCGAGACGCGGCCCTGCAGCGCCACGAGGCGGTGACGGCGGCCCGCGCCGAGGCGCGCACGGCGCTGGCGCAGCTCGAACGCAGCCTCTCGGCTCTTCCCAACCTGCGGCGCCTGCGCGCGCTGCGGGCGGAACTCGGCGCGTTCGACCTTGGCGCCTCGCCGCCCGCCGGGTGGCGCTCCCTGCTGGCCGACCTCGCCCGCGAGGAGGCGCAGATCGCGGCGCGCGCGACACGGGTCGTGACCGAGCGGGAGCAATGGGGCGAGGAACGCGCGGGGCTTGCCGAGGACGACGCGGTGCTGGCCGCCGAGGCGGATATCGCGGCGCTGTCCGGCTCCACGCTCGAAGCCCGCTTCCGCACCGCCGCCATGGACCTTGCCGCCCGCGAGGCCGAGCGCGACGGGCTTGCCGCGACCATCGGCGCGGCCATCGCCGCCCTCGGCCTGCCGCCGGAGGCCGATGCGGCGGAGATCGTGCCTCCCGCCGGGCAGGTCGAAAGGCTCAACGCGCTTCTCTCCCGGCACGCCACGCTGACCGAGCGCGGCGAAAGCGCCCGGCGCGAGCAGGCGGAAGCGGAAAAGGCGTTGGACGCCATCCTTCGCTCCGCTGCCGTTTCGGCTGAAGGGGCGCAGAACGACGAGACGCTTCAGGTCGCCCTCGGCGCAGCCCTGCGAGCCGCCCGTACCGCCGATTTGCCGGCCCGCCTGCGGGAAGGCCGCCGTCACGTCCTCCTCGCCGCGCAGGAGGCGGAAGGCGCATTGGCGCGTCTTGCGCCGTGGGACGGGGACGCTACGGCGCTTACGGCCATGAATGTTCCGACGCTGGAGGCCATCGAGAGCCTGCGCAAGCGCTCCGACGCGGCGGCAGAGGCTCTGCGCCGGCAAGGCGAACAGGTCGCTACGCTGGAACTGGAGGTCGCTTCGGCCCGCGCCGTGCTCGAGGCGCTGCAAAAGGCGACGGGCGCGACCGGCGAGGAGCAGGCATTGCAATTGCGCTCGGTGCGCGAGGCCGCATGGAGCGCGCATCTCGGCGCGCTCGACGCCGGCTCTGCCGCCGCATTCGAAAAGACGATGCGCGAGGACGATCGGGCGACGGAAGCGCGCCTGCGCAACGCCGACCGGCTTTCGGAAATCCGCGTCGTGGAACGCACGGTCGCGGAAGGGGCCGCGCGGCTCGATGTTCTTGGCGGCGAGACTGCCCGGCTGCTACGGGCGAAGGCGGATATCGACGCGGAGGCGGCCGCGATTGCCGGTGGCATCGGGCTTGCGCCGGTGTCCCTGGCGGAAGTGACCCACTGGCTCGGGCAGCGGCTTGTGGCGCTGGAGGCGTTGGAAACCCTCGCCCGGCGGAAGGGCGAGACGGGTCTTGTGGAAACGGAAGCGCGCGCGCTCGTGACGCGGCTCGCCGCCTTCCTGCCGGCCGGCATCGCTGCGGAGACGCCGCTGGATGAGGCGCTTTTCCTCGCCGAGGACCGGCTGGAAGGGTTGAAGGCGGCCGTTCAGGCGCGGCAGGCCGCTGCCGAGCGTCTGGCCCGGGCGAAGGCGGATGCCGAAACGCGCGAGAAGGCCGCGGAGGAGGCGACTGCCGGGCTTGCCGCTTGGCAGGACGCATGGGACCGCGAAATTGCCGGAAGCTGGCTGGCGAGCGAGGGCGCGCCGGCCGGGCCGGACCGTCTTGCCGCGCTGCTGCCCGCCCTGCAGGCGCTTGGCCGCAATATCGAGCGGCAGCAGGAACTGGAGCGCCGCATCGCTGCCATGCGCCGCGACCAGCAGGATTACTCCGCCCATGCGGAACGGCTTGCCGCGCGCCTGTCGGAGCGGTTTGACGCGAACGACCCGCTCTCCACCGTTGCCGGCGTCGCCGGCCGTCTGGCCGAGGCGAGGACGATCCGCGAGCGGCGCGAGGCGATAGACAAGGCGCTGGCGCGCCTTGCCGAGGAGGACGGGGCGCTGGAGGAGCGGCGCGCGGTCCTCGTCTCGCGCCAGTCCGAGGTCTTTTCCTTCCTCGGCTGCGACACGCTGACGGAAGCCGAAATGCTGCTCGAAGCCTATCGCAAGCGCGACGAGGTCTTGGGCCGCGTCGAGGATGCGGCGCGCACGCTGTTGCAGCAGATGCGCACCGAGACCGTCGAGGAGGCCGAGGCGCTGCTGTCCGCGGTCGACGACGATCAGTTGACGAGCGAAAAGGCCGACCTTGCCGCGCGCCTCGATGCACTGGACCGGGAGGTGCAGGAACAGCATCTGGCCCGCGTGCGGGCGGAGGAGGCGCTGGCCCGGATCGCCGGCAGCGATGCGGCGGCGGCGCTGGAGGAGAAGCGGCGCACGGCGCTCATCGACCTTGCGGACAGATCGCGCCGCTACCTTGCGACCCGCGCCGGCATTCTGGCGGCGGAGCAGGCGTTGCGGCTCTATCGCGAGCGTCACCGCAGCGCGATGATGGAGCGCGCCTCCAGGACCTTCCGCGAGATTACCGGCGGCGAATATGCCGGGCTTTCCACGGTGCTGGAGAAGGACAGCGAATTCCTCGTCGTCAACGCGGCCGCCGGCGGCTCGAAGCTGGCGAAGGATCTTTCCAAGGGCACGCGCTTCCAGCTCTATCTCGCGCTGCGCGTTGCCGGCTATCACGAGATCGCCGCCAGCCGCGAGATCGTGCCCTTCATCGCCGACGACATCATGGAGACCTTCGACGACCGGCGCGCGCTGAATGCCCTCAGCGTGATGGGCGAGATGGCAAGGGGCGGGCAGGTGATCTATCTTACGCACCACCAGCATCTGCGCGACCTTGCGCTGGAGGTCTGCCCGGACGTGACGCTCCATGAATTGTGA
- the secD gene encoding protein translocase subunit SecD encodes MKTSKWALFVSAAIILFGMLAAVPNVLTPEQQARFGRYLPANPVTLGLDLKGGSHLVLEVDSAALRKARMDTLLNDTRAILRTAGERASAARLSGTTLTITLPDQAAFDKVLPEVRKLAAPTSTLGFGAGSSDIDVATNDLVINVTLTEAGVNERMSAAVEQSLEIIRRRVDQVGVAEPLIQRVGGDRILVQLPGLQDPTRLRQLLGSTAQMSFHMVDQTVDPNGVAPRGVMILPGANDNNKYAVEERVAISGDRLSDAKAGFDQRTSEPIVSFSFDSTGARQFAEITQANVGKPFAIVLDGKVLTAPVIREPIIGGQGQISGNFNPQEATVLSALLRSGALPAPLTIIEERTVGPNLGSDSIRMGLYTGLAGLAAVVVLMQVLYGSWGIIANLGLVLHTILTIGLLGLLGSTLTLPGIAGIILGIGMAVDANILINARIREETAGGAGAMKALDVGFNKAYATIVDGNMTTMVGMILLFMFGSGPVRGFAITMIIGLAISMFTSITFVRFLMREAVIVRKMKKIEIHSLFGKVWEIPTFSFMRGRYIAIAMSAFISTSSIILFFTPGLNYGIDFVGGIQVEATSKTPIDLAPLRTKMEELNLGEVALQEFGQGTSVLVRVQRQPGGEEVQTAALQKIRDGVAEVIPDANFERTEVVGPTVSTELARSGFLAVGLGMLAILIYIWWRFEWHFAVGAIATLILDITKMIGFFSLMQIDFNLTAIAAVLTLIGYSVNDKVVVYDRMRENLRKYKSMPFSDLIDLSINQVVMRCIFTSLAVAVSLLPMAIWGGDTVKPFAWPMLFGVIVATTSSIYIGGPILLFLNRFWKDREGSRAPGSAGTPAAES; translated from the coding sequence ATGAAAACCTCCAAATGGGCATTGTTCGTCTCCGCCGCCATCATCCTCTTCGGGATGCTCGCGGCCGTGCCGAACGTGCTGACGCCTGAACAGCAGGCGCGATTCGGGCGCTACCTGCCCGCTAACCCCGTCACCCTCGGCCTCGACCTGAAGGGCGGCTCGCATCTCGTTCTGGAGGTGGATTCCGCCGCGCTCCGCAAGGCGCGCATGGACACGCTGCTCAACGATACGCGCGCCATCCTGCGCACGGCCGGCGAGCGCGCCTCCGCCGCGCGCCTGAGCGGTACGACGCTGACGATCACACTGCCGGACCAGGCCGCCTTCGACAAGGTCCTGCCGGAAGTGCGCAAGCTGGCCGCGCCGACCTCGACCCTCGGTTTCGGCGCCGGTTCGTCCGATATCGACGTCGCGACCAATGACCTCGTCATCAACGTCACGCTGACGGAAGCGGGCGTCAACGAGCGCATGTCGGCCGCCGTCGAGCAGAGCCTCGAGATCATCCGTCGCCGCGTCGACCAGGTCGGCGTTGCCGAACCGCTCATCCAGCGCGTCGGCGGCGACCGCATCCTCGTCCAGCTTCCGGGCCTGCAGGACCCGACGCGCCTGCGTCAGCTCCTCGGCTCGACCGCGCAGATGAGCTTCCACATGGTCGACCAGACCGTGGACCCGAACGGCGTCGCCCCGCGCGGCGTGATGATCCTGCCGGGCGCCAACGACAACAACAAATATGCCGTCGAAGAGCGCGTCGCCATTTCCGGCGACCGTCTTTCCGACGCCAAGGCGGGCTTTGACCAGCGCACGAGCGAGCCGATCGTCTCGTTCAGCTTCGATTCCACCGGCGCGCGCCAGTTCGCGGAAATCACGCAGGCCAATGTCGGAAAACCCTTCGCCATCGTCCTCGACGGCAAGGTGCTGACGGCGCCGGTCATCCGCGAGCCGATCATCGGCGGCCAGGGCCAGATCTCGGGCAACTTCAACCCGCAGGAAGCGACCGTGCTTTCGGCGCTGCTGCGCTCCGGCGCGCTGCCGGCCCCGCTCACCATCATCGAGGAGCGCACCGTCGGCCCGAATCTCGGTTCGGACTCGATCCGCATGGGCCTCTATACGGGTCTTGCCGGCCTTGCCGCCGTCGTGGTGCTGATGCAGGTGCTCTACGGCTCCTGGGGCATCATCGCCAATCTCGGCCTCGTGCTGCACACGATCCTGACCATCGGCCTGCTCGGCCTGCTCGGCTCGACGCTGACCCTGCCCGGGATTGCCGGTATCATCCTCGGCATCGGCATGGCGGTGGACGCCAACATCCTGATCAACGCCCGTATCCGTGAAGAGACGGCGGGTGGGGCAGGGGCCATGAAGGCGCTCGATGTCGGCTTCAACAAGGCCTATGCCACCATCGTCGACGGCAACATGACGACCATGGTCGGCATGATCCTGCTGTTCATGTTCGGCTCGGGTCCGGTGCGCGGCTTCGCCATCACCATGATCATCGGCCTTGCGATCTCGATGTTCACCTCGATCACCTTCGTGCGCTTCCTGATGCGCGAGGCGGTCATCGTGCGCAAGATGAAGAAGATCGAGATTCACTCGCTCTTCGGCAAGGTCTGGGAAATCCCGACCTTCTCCTTCATGCGCGGCCGCTATATCGCAATCGCCATGTCGGCCTTCATCTCGACGAGCTCGATCATCCTGTTCTTCACGCCGGGCCTCAACTACGGCATCGACTTCGTCGGCGGTATCCAGGTGGAAGCGACGTCCAAGACGCCCATCGACCTCGCGCCGCTGCGCACGAAGATGGAAGAGCTGAACCTCGGCGAAGTGGCGCTGCAGGAATTCGGCCAGGGCACGTCGGTCCTCGTTCGCGTCCAGCGCCAGCCGGGCGGCGAAGAGGTGCAGACCGCAGCGCTCCAGAAGATCCGCGACGGCGTTGCCGAAGTGATCCCGGACGCCAATTTCGAGCGTACGGAAGTGGTCGGCCCGACGGTCAGCACCGAGCTTGCCCGCTCCGGCTTCCTCGCCGTCGGCCTCGGCATGCTCGCCATCCTGATCTACATCTGGTGGCGCTTCGAATGGCACTTCGCCGTGGGGGCCATCGCGACGCTGATCCTCGACATCACCAAGATGATCGGCTTCTTCTCGCTGATGCAGATCGACTTCAACCTGACGGCCATCGCCGCCGTGCTGACGCTGATCGGCTACTCGGTGAACGACAAGGTGGTGGTGTACGACCGCATGCGCGAGAACCTGCGCAAGTACAAGTCGATGCCCTTCTCGGACCTCATCGACCTGTCGATCAACCAGGTGGTCATGCGATGCATCTTCACCTCACTCGCCGTCGCGGTCTCGCTGCTGCCGATGGCGATCTGGGGTGGCGATACGGTCAAGCCCTTCGCCTGGCCGATGCTGTTCGGCGTCATCGTCGCGACGACCTCGTCGATCTATATCGGCGGCCCGATCCTGCTGTTCCTCAACCGCTTCTGGAAGGACCGCGAAGGCTCGCGGGCGCCCGGTTCGGCCGGAACGCCGGCTGCGGAAAGCTGA